In Chitinophaga varians, the following are encoded in one genomic region:
- a CDS encoding SDR family oxidoreductase, whose protein sequence is MKVFVTGATGFIGSAVVKELLAAGHEVTGLARSEEAAQKVAALGAKVHRGDITDTASLQSGAAAADGIIHTGFIHDFSRFAEMCALDGKAIDAMGEVLIGSQRPIIITGGTGVIVGDRVVTENDGVEDQSHPRAETERAVGRIVAKGVRASVVRLPPLCHGTGDTHGFLPILAGLAKEKGRSAMINGGTNIWPAVHRLDAARLYRLALESNPAGGTRFHAVAEEDNAFKTVATTIGERIHLPVVSLNPEEAAAHFGWFAHFAKFNNRVSADITKKTLGWNPVHPTLAEDMAADVYFPAKK, encoded by the coding sequence ATGAAAGTATTTGTAACGGGAGCCACCGGATTTATTGGCTCCGCTGTAGTGAAAGAGTTACTGGCAGCAGGTCATGAAGTCACAGGCCTCGCCCGCTCTGAAGAAGCGGCCCAAAAGGTGGCCGCGCTTGGCGCCAAAGTACACCGCGGCGATATCACCGACACCGCCAGCCTTCAGTCCGGCGCTGCTGCGGCCGACGGTATTATCCACACCGGCTTTATCCATGACTTCAGCCGCTTTGCGGAAATGTGTGCCCTGGATGGAAAAGCAATTGACGCGATGGGCGAAGTACTCATCGGCTCCCAACGTCCGATCATCATTACCGGCGGCACCGGCGTTATTGTGGGAGACAGGGTGGTGACGGAAAACGACGGTGTTGAAGACCAGTCCCATCCCCGCGCGGAAACAGAAAGGGCGGTGGGAAGAATAGTGGCCAAAGGCGTCCGCGCTTCCGTGGTGAGGCTCCCTCCCCTCTGCCACGGCACAGGCGACACGCATGGTTTTCTTCCTATTCTGGCAGGGCTCGCCAAAGAAAAGGGCCGTTCTGCCATGATCAACGGAGGCACCAATATATGGCCGGCAGTACACCGCCTGGACGCGGCAAGGCTGTACCGCCTGGCACTGGAAAGCAACCCGGCAGGTGGCACCCGTTTTCACGCAGTAGCGGAAGAAGACAATGCCTTCAAAACCGTTGCCACCACTATCGGCGAAAGAATACACCTGCCGGTCGTTTCCCTTAACCCGGAAGAAGCGGCCGCACACTTTGGCTGGTTTGCGCATTTTGCCAAATTCAACAACCGGGTATCTGCGGACATCACCAAAAAAACACTGGGCTGGAATCCCGTACATCCTACCCTGGCCGAAGACATGGCAGCAGACGTGTATTTCCCCGCAAAAAAATAA
- a CDS encoding cytochrome P450, which translates to MFSATVLDPAPWYHQMRAQNPVYFDPEFTFFYGAKGSWLLFTYDDVKWALSDHETFSSEYLPTSGEDLLGATIFATDPPRHRKMRALVTKAFSPATISRMGPWLYEQCYQLIAPWLESGEMDFVSAFAAPLPSLVISRLLGAPKESGPLVTSWGKTLSGDPRTIGMEVYYQTMKEMSDFLSQLIAERAVRPQQDLITDLLQAEVDGEKLTDKEILATCITVLSAGSETTESWLTSALHLFIQHPTLQKHLATHTADLPKALTEAMRFRSPVMAMPRRATRDITLRGQTIPKDSLVNLCIGAANLDPAAFPDPDNFDINRDNSRMLSFGHGIHYCIGSMLARLETRIAFEVLFKHMQHIRIKPGATIVRTPSTIVYSYQELPIVFDLSSL; encoded by the coding sequence ATGTTCTCTGCTACTGTCCTTGATCCGGCGCCCTGGTACCATCAGATGCGCGCCCAAAACCCGGTTTACTTCGATCCGGAATTCACTTTCTTCTATGGCGCCAAAGGCTCATGGCTGCTGTTTACCTATGATGATGTCAAATGGGCGCTAAGCGATCACGAAACATTTTCCAGTGAATATCTTCCCACATCCGGCGAAGATCTTCTGGGAGCCACCATATTCGCGACAGACCCTCCGCGCCACAGAAAAATGCGTGCGCTGGTGACAAAAGCCTTTTCACCGGCAACTATTTCCAGAATGGGGCCCTGGCTGTATGAACAATGTTATCAGCTGATAGCCCCCTGGCTGGAATCGGGGGAGATGGACTTTGTCAGCGCCTTTGCCGCCCCTCTGCCAAGTCTCGTTATCTCCCGCTTACTTGGCGCGCCAAAAGAAAGCGGGCCATTGGTGACCTCCTGGGGGAAAACTCTCAGCGGCGATCCCAGGACAATCGGCATGGAAGTATATTACCAGACCATGAAAGAGATGAGCGACTTCCTTTCCCAGCTCATCGCTGAGCGGGCAGTCCGGCCACAGCAAGACCTGATCACCGATCTGTTGCAGGCGGAAGTGGACGGCGAGAAACTCACGGACAAGGAAATACTGGCCACCTGTATTACAGTCCTTAGCGCCGGAAGTGAAACCACCGAATCATGGCTCACCAGCGCCCTTCATCTGTTTATCCAGCATCCAACGCTACAAAAGCACCTCGCCACCCATACCGCAGATCTTCCCAAAGCGCTGACAGAAGCCATGCGCTTCAGGTCACCCGTAATGGCGATGCCCCGCAGGGCAACCCGTGACATCACACTTCGTGGTCAGACCATCCCGAAAGACAGCCTCGTAAACCTCTGCATCGGCGCGGCCAATCTGGACCCAGCCGCCTTCCCTGATCCTGATAATTTCGATATCAACAGGGACAACTCCAGGATGCTGAGCTTCGGCCACGGTATCCACTATTGCATCGGTTCCATGCTCGCCAGGCTGGAAACCCGCATAGCCTTTGAAGTACTGTTCAAACACATGCAGCACATACGGATAAAACCAGGCGCGACTATCGTAAGAACACCCAGCACCATTGTGTACAGCTATCAGGAGCTACCCATCGTATTTGATCTGTCTTCCTTATAA
- a CDS encoding ATP-binding cassette domain-containing protein yields the protein MNPIKITGARQHNLKNLTLEIPKNKITVFTGVSGSGKSSLVFRTIGAEAQRQMSEMQHSFVRSRMEHLGVPDVDSIGHLNVPVIINQKRLGGNVRSTVGTATDIYTSLRLLFSRVGKPFVGYANIFSFNHPQGMCPVCSGIGQTRQIDINRLIDTHKSLNEGAILFPTFQPGGYRWLRYTASGYFDNDKKLADYTEDEWQMLLHAEEHVPPNPSPQWGKTVRYTGIIPRLERDILKKDSKELRLREKEISRIVKEQSCPSCHGKRLNEKVLSCKIAGHDIADCAAMPVDELLAFIQPIQAPGYETIIAELVKKLQHMITIGLGYLTLDRVTPTLSGGESQRIKMVRHLDSSLENLLYIFDEPSIGLHPKDLDNISRIIQKIRDKGNTVLLVEHDPDLIRIADHVMDMGPGSGIHGGEIVYQGSFDGLRKSTGKTGRYFARHKTFNQHPRTFTKTLTIRHARLHNLQNVTVQVPLQVLTVVTGVAGSGKSTLISDVLPQQHPDITLIDQSGIAGHSKSNLLTYLGISDIIRNLFAHANGVSNKLFSRNSEGACPNCKGLGMEKIDLAFMDDIEMPCEVCGGSGFRPEVLAYRYRHKSIADVMSLTVEEATIFFAEQPELHRHFTMLQDLGMDYLTLGQRLDTFSGGELQRLKLSTQLKGEHSIVVLDEPSTGLHPADTEKLLALFNKLIAAGHTLIVIEHNLDIIACADWIIDMGPGAGKDGGRLTFEGTVADLLKEPGTPTATYLRKYLA from the coding sequence ATGAATCCGATAAAGATCACCGGTGCCCGTCAGCACAACCTGAAGAACCTGACCTTAGAAATTCCCAAGAACAAGATCACTGTTTTCACCGGTGTGTCCGGATCGGGGAAGTCGTCGCTGGTATTCAGGACCATCGGCGCCGAGGCGCAGCGGCAGATGAGCGAAATGCAGCACAGCTTCGTACGCAGCAGGATGGAGCACCTGGGCGTGCCGGATGTGGACAGCATCGGGCACCTTAACGTACCGGTGATCATTAATCAGAAACGTTTAGGCGGCAACGTGCGTTCCACCGTAGGGACCGCCACAGACATCTATACTTCGCTACGGCTGTTGTTTTCCCGCGTAGGCAAGCCCTTTGTGGGATACGCCAATATTTTCTCGTTCAACCATCCGCAGGGCATGTGCCCGGTTTGCAGCGGCATCGGGCAAACACGGCAGATAGACATCAACCGGTTGATAGATACCCATAAATCACTGAATGAAGGGGCCATCCTCTTCCCTACCTTCCAGCCCGGTGGCTACCGCTGGCTGCGGTATACCGCATCAGGCTACTTCGACAACGATAAAAAACTCGCCGACTATACGGAGGACGAATGGCAAATGCTGCTGCATGCCGAAGAACATGTGCCGCCCAATCCTTCTCCCCAATGGGGCAAAACAGTGCGTTACACCGGTATCATTCCCCGGCTGGAAAGGGATATCCTGAAAAAAGACTCCAAAGAGCTGCGCCTGCGGGAGAAGGAAATCAGCCGGATAGTAAAAGAGCAGTCCTGCCCGTCCTGTCACGGCAAGCGGCTCAACGAAAAAGTGCTTTCCTGCAAAATAGCCGGCCACGATATCGCCGACTGTGCCGCCATGCCGGTCGACGAGCTGCTGGCGTTTATCCAGCCCATACAGGCGCCCGGATATGAAACCATTATAGCTGAACTGGTGAAAAAACTTCAGCATATGATCACCATCGGCCTCGGATACCTTACCCTCGACCGGGTAACGCCCACGCTCTCCGGCGGGGAATCGCAGCGTATTAAAATGGTGCGGCACCTGGACAGCAGCCTTGAGAACCTCCTGTATATTTTCGATGAACCCAGTATTGGACTGCATCCCAAAGACCTGGACAATATATCCCGCATCATTCAAAAGATCAGGGACAAGGGCAATACCGTATTGCTGGTGGAGCATGATCCTGACCTTATCCGCATCGCTGACCATGTGATGGACATGGGGCCCGGCTCAGGCATCCATGGCGGCGAAATCGTTTACCAGGGCAGCTTTGATGGCCTGCGTAAAAGTACCGGCAAAACAGGTCGCTATTTCGCCCGGCATAAAACATTCAACCAGCATCCGCGTACGTTTACAAAAACACTGACTATCCGCCATGCACGGCTGCACAACCTGCAAAACGTTACCGTGCAGGTCCCGCTGCAGGTGCTCACCGTCGTTACCGGCGTGGCCGGCTCCGGTAAAAGCACGCTGATCAGTGACGTGCTGCCGCAACAGCATCCGGACATTACGTTGATCGACCAGTCAGGCATTGCCGGGCATTCCAAATCCAACCTGCTTACCTACCTCGGTATTTCCGATATCATCCGCAACCTGTTTGCCCATGCCAACGGTGTCAGCAATAAACTGTTTAGCCGTAATAGTGAGGGCGCCTGTCCCAACTGCAAAGGCCTCGGCATGGAAAAAATTGACCTGGCGTTTATGGACGATATAGAAATGCCCTGTGAAGTCTGCGGTGGCAGCGGCTTCCGCCCTGAAGTACTGGCATACCGCTATCGCCACAAGTCCATCGCTGATGTGATGTCCCTCACAGTGGAAGAAGCCACCATATTTTTTGCAGAGCAACCGGAGCTTCACCGTCACTTCACTATGCTGCAGGACCTCGGCATGGATTACCTCACTCTCGGCCAACGGCTCGACACCTTCTCCGGCGGGGAGTTGCAACGGTTGAAACTGAGCACGCAACTAAAAGGGGAACATTCCATTGTAGTGCTGGACGAGCCCAGTACCGGCCTGCATCCCGCTGACACGGAAAAACTGCTCGCACTGTTCAACAAACTGATAGCCGCCGGCCACACCCTGATCGTCATTGAACACAACCTGGACATTATCGCCTGTGCCGACTGGATCATCGATATGGGGCCAGGAGCCGGTAAAGACGGTGGGCGGCTGACGTTTGAAGGAACGGTGGCCGACCTGCTGAAGGAACCTGGCACACCAACGGCAACGTACCTACGAAAATATCTTGCATAG
- a CDS encoding MarR family winged helix-turn-helix transcriptional regulator, whose product MEKAQKAFFDTYTDFQCYVIAQVNNGDFNGVGATHYNIVEYLYRNGPATAKTLAQKFHISAPAISRHVKLLLEKKLLVQKQLPEDRRNFLLEVTGKGKQLVNGSENQRHSVTTRISGMLPKNELEQFTRILRKVVDVLKEE is encoded by the coding sequence ATGGAAAAAGCACAAAAAGCCTTTTTCGATACCTATACCGATTTCCAGTGTTATGTGATTGCGCAGGTCAACAACGGCGATTTTAACGGGGTCGGCGCCACGCATTACAACATCGTGGAATACCTGTACCGCAACGGTCCGGCCACCGCCAAAACACTGGCGCAGAAATTCCATATCAGCGCACCGGCCATCTCCCGGCATGTAAAACTGCTGCTGGAGAAAAAACTGCTGGTACAAAAGCAGCTGCCGGAAGACCGTCGTAATTTTCTGCTGGAAGTGACCGGTAAAGGCAAACAGCTGGTAAATGGCTCTGAAAACCAACGCCACAGCGTGACAACCCGCATCAGCGGCATGCTCCCCAAAAACGAGCTGGAACAATTTACCCGCATCCTGCGTAAAGTGGTGGACGTATTGAAGGAAGAGTAG
- a CDS encoding AraC family transcriptional regulator, with translation MPLQIFDIRETAGLISLPTPLYRPDYNFIVHLTHGHASQQVDAAVKHIGPHDVLFVKQGNVTALLETSDDVEGYVVVFEDSTLRHLLSKEKLIHLFSTGTVVTLPAETSHWLTPLFGLLTHELHQFSPDMAICYSLFQAALMKIIASDGGQHKSVTRSSEITFAFKELVYRHHVEQRAVSFYVDKLAVSVNYLNRCVQQTLGTAPKEWINKVNILHSQLLLQDFTKDIAAVAFELNYEDPGYFGRLFKKITHLTPSEYRASLVQSLS, from the coding sequence ATGCCCCTGCAAATATTTGATATCAGGGAAACAGCAGGACTGATAAGCCTGCCAACACCACTTTACAGGCCGGACTACAATTTTATTGTACACCTTACGCACGGACATGCCAGTCAACAGGTGGATGCGGCGGTAAAACACATCGGCCCCCATGATGTGCTCTTTGTAAAACAGGGTAACGTAACAGCCCTGCTGGAAACCAGTGACGACGTGGAAGGGTATGTGGTGGTTTTTGAAGACAGCACCCTGCGTCATCTTTTGTCCAAAGAAAAACTGATACACCTGTTCAGCACCGGCACAGTAGTGACACTGCCGGCGGAAACCAGCCATTGGCTTACGCCGCTGTTCGGGCTGCTGACGCACGAGCTCCATCAGTTCTCTCCCGATATGGCCATCTGCTACTCTCTCTTCCAGGCCGCACTCATGAAGATCATTGCGTCAGATGGTGGTCAGCATAAGTCAGTGACCCGCAGCAGTGAAATCACCTTCGCATTTAAGGAGCTCGTGTATAGACATCATGTGGAACAAAGAGCGGTTTCCTTTTATGTAGACAAGCTGGCTGTCTCCGTGAATTATCTGAACCGTTGCGTGCAACAGACTTTGGGCACTGCGCCGAAAGAGTGGATCAACAAAGTGAATATTTTACACAGCCAGCTTTTGCTGCAGGATTTTACGAAAGATATTGCGGCTGTGGCTTTTGAACTGAACTATGAAGACCCCGGTTATTTCGGTCGTCTTTTTAAGAAGATCACCCACCTGACACCCTCCGAATACAGGGCTTCCCTCGTGCAAAGTTTGTCCTGA
- a CDS encoding DUF6268 family outer membrane beta-barrel protein — MKRLLHQSLLISLLAFYSDGIFAQSVKDITGVSVTAHGESQFNDLPEGSGLQGNKFKYNTYDAWLSLPPMHFGKTQLLTNINYRQLAFSFDQKNTDHLYQLDKIHEIKAVMIVRHPIAKRWSVLGILIPTVASDFKSGLSSDDLIVDGIYGVSKRFGKKSNLEVGFGLHVMYSFNEFLFTPGISVDYKSNNGKWEGQFYWPRLNVAYNVTSNTQVGIAGSIDWTRYNLKNYTDFEGKEIDYAQFSTVHAGIQFNQRIYKNLWFGLQGGMGLFGSYKLFSPGHDTIRNFSISNTAYGKAMISYRLK; from the coding sequence ATGAAACGCTTATTGCATCAGTCATTGCTTATCAGTCTGTTGGCATTTTATTCAGATGGTATTTTCGCGCAATCTGTTAAAGATATAACCGGGGTATCGGTAACCGCTCACGGCGAAAGCCAGTTTAATGATCTCCCGGAGGGCAGCGGTCTGCAGGGCAACAAATTTAAATACAATACATACGATGCGTGGTTGTCATTACCACCCATGCATTTCGGGAAAACGCAGCTGCTCACGAACATTAACTACCGCCAACTGGCTTTTTCTTTTGATCAGAAAAATACGGACCACCTTTATCAGCTGGACAAAATTCACGAAATAAAGGCGGTGATGATTGTCCGCCATCCCATCGCAAAGAGGTGGTCAGTGCTGGGCATACTCATACCCACCGTGGCATCGGATTTTAAAAGCGGGCTTTCTTCCGATGACCTGATTGTGGACGGTATTTACGGGGTATCTAAAAGATTTGGTAAAAAGTCCAACCTGGAAGTGGGTTTCGGGCTGCATGTCATGTATTCCTTCAACGAATTTTTGTTCACCCCCGGTATATCCGTCGATTATAAAAGCAACAACGGTAAATGGGAAGGACAGTTCTATTGGCCCAGGCTCAATGTGGCTTATAACGTAACCTCCAACACGCAGGTCGGCATCGCCGGCTCTATCGACTGGACCCGGTATAACCTGAAGAACTATACGGATTTTGAAGGCAAAGAGATAGACTACGCCCAGTTCTCCACTGTTCATGCCGGCATACAGTTTAACCAGCGCATTTATAAAAACCTGTGGTTCGGGTTGCAGGGCGGCATGGGGCTGTTCGGCAGTTATAAGCTTTTCAGTCCCGGCCACGACACCATCCGGAACTTCAGCATCAGCAACACCGCCTATGGCAAAGCCATGATCAGCTACCGGCTGAAGTAG
- a CDS encoding RNA ligase family protein — protein MNKHSEYEKMPKNLKGLHLSEKAMQDLNKLKWVVTEKVHGANFSFVYEDHQLLFAKRKAYLQWSDDFFGFQTVVAGMEEQVVRFFEQLAQDVPAQRYILYGELFGGKYPHPAVAPDPHVQAIQTGVYYSPVVRFCAFDIAVETDDGAKRYIDYDTAIAYFERFGIFYAKALFTGKWNEALNFDTRINSGIPAQLQLPELPSNLIEGVVVKPLRHSELATLDMRPVIKLKNPEFDEEQKFHEAEKWSFIPEVSSRSEQLSFLVAEMARYVTKNRLNSVLSKTGSFDTGNQQRTEEIRNEFLEDVWVDFNEDSGNLLADLDEEGRRWVRERIAARIAVLMADQSV, from the coding sequence ATGAACAAACATTCCGAATACGAGAAAATGCCCAAAAATCTGAAGGGCCTCCACCTGTCAGAAAAAGCGATGCAAGACCTCAATAAATTAAAATGGGTAGTGACAGAGAAAGTGCATGGCGCCAACTTCAGCTTTGTGTACGAAGATCATCAGTTGCTATTTGCCAAAAGAAAAGCATACCTGCAATGGAGCGACGATTTTTTCGGCTTCCAGACGGTCGTTGCCGGTATGGAAGAACAGGTGGTTCGTTTCTTTGAACAGCTGGCGCAGGATGTGCCGGCACAACGGTATATCCTCTATGGGGAATTGTTCGGCGGAAAGTACCCGCATCCCGCAGTAGCGCCTGACCCGCATGTGCAGGCCATTCAGACAGGCGTGTATTACAGTCCGGTTGTCCGGTTCTGTGCCTTCGATATTGCCGTGGAAACCGATGACGGCGCTAAACGTTATATCGATTATGACACTGCCATCGCTTATTTCGAACGATTTGGCATCTTCTATGCGAAAGCGCTGTTCACCGGTAAATGGAACGAGGCGCTGAATTTTGATACCCGCATTAATTCCGGTATCCCCGCGCAGCTGCAGTTGCCGGAGCTGCCATCCAACCTGATAGAAGGAGTAGTGGTGAAGCCACTGCGCCATTCGGAGCTTGCCACACTGGATATGCGCCCGGTCATCAAACTGAAAAACCCGGAATTTGACGAAGAGCAGAAATTTCATGAAGCGGAAAAATGGTCGTTTATCCCGGAGGTGAGTTCCCGGTCGGAGCAGCTTTCCTTCCTGGTGGCAGAAATGGCGCGCTATGTCACAAAGAACCGGTTAAACAGCGTGCTGTCGAAAACCGGCAGCTTTGATACCGGCAATCAGCAACGGACAGAGGAGATCCGGAACGAGTTCCTGGAAGACGTGTGGGTCGATTTTAACGAGGACAGTGGTAATCTCCTCGCTGATTTGGATGAGGAGGGCCGGCGCTGGGTGAGGGAGCGTATTGCTGCCCGTATAGCGGTATTGATGGCTGATCAAAGTGTGTGA
- a CDS encoding lipocalin family protein produces the protein MKTMTIKCTLTVMIASALLFSCKKEKSSPSACEISVTGLSGSYKLTALQYRENATATPVDYLTYLEDCEKDDIMELKGNGTYTYHDAGTVCQEQTVDHGTWEVKGNTLTSDGKLQGTIASYDCKTLVYYVEGALTKGDKLTYTLVKQ, from the coding sequence ATGAAAACAATGACCATCAAATGCACCCTGACTGTAATGATCGCTTCCGCCCTGCTGTTTTCCTGCAAAAAAGAAAAAAGCAGCCCTTCCGCCTGTGAGATCAGCGTGACCGGCCTTTCCGGCTCCTACAAACTGACCGCCCTGCAATACCGGGAAAACGCCACCGCCACCCCTGTCGATTATCTCACTTACCTGGAAGACTGTGAAAAAGACGATATCATGGAATTGAAAGGCAACGGTACCTATACCTACCACGACGCCGGCACCGTATGCCAGGAACAGACCGTTGACCATGGCACCTGGGAAGTGAAAGGCAATACCCTCACCAGCGACGGCAAACTGCAAGGCACCATCGCCAGCTACGATTGTAAAACACTGGTATATTATGTAGAAGGCGCTTTAACGAAAGGCGATAAGCTGACATATACTTTGGTAAAACAATAA
- a CDS encoding RNA polymerase sigma factor produces the protein MEQDLKHIIAECRQGNRKAQELLYRQLYGFAMAIAMRYANDEHEAGDILCHAFVKMFRSLHTFDESKGNFHGWLKKIVINEALDIVKQRSRFSSLELEAVEEPSVNNSVIEKTDAADILQLVRKLPPATHAVFVLYAIDGYTHREIAMQLNISEGTSKWHLSEARKILQQKLTATKL, from the coding sequence CTGGAACAGGATTTAAAGCATATCATCGCGGAGTGCCGCCAGGGCAACAGGAAAGCGCAGGAGCTGCTGTACAGGCAGCTCTATGGCTTTGCGATGGCCATCGCCATGCGTTATGCCAACGACGAGCATGAAGCCGGCGATATCCTGTGCCATGCCTTTGTGAAGATGTTCCGCAGCCTGCACACCTTTGATGAAAGCAAAGGCAACTTCCATGGCTGGCTGAAAAAAATTGTCATCAATGAAGCGCTGGACATCGTCAAACAACGCAGCCGCTTTTCCAGCCTTGAACTGGAAGCGGTGGAAGAGCCGTCTGTCAACAATAGTGTGATCGAAAAAACAGATGCCGCGGACATCTTACAGCTGGTCCGGAAGCTACCGCCAGCCACGCATGCCGTCTTTGTCTTATATGCCATTGACGGTTACACTCACAGGGAAATTGCCATGCAATTGAATATCAGTGAGGGGACCAGTAAATGGCATCTGAGCGAAGCGAGAAAAATTCTTCAGCAAAAATTAACAGCAACAAAGCTTTAG
- a CDS encoding winged helix-turn-helix transcriptional regulator, producing MFTYERKTPVDMDCGITVYMQVLGAKWKPCLIDMIHKGYQRPSEMHRLISEASPRVLDMQLRELEAMGIVQKNTGTGFPLRTHYTLTELGVSLVPVIDAIDNWGKKYGEQVKQAIAGAVA from the coding sequence ATGTTTACATATGAACGTAAAACACCGGTGGACATGGACTGTGGCATCACCGTGTATATGCAGGTACTGGGCGCTAAATGGAAACCCTGCCTCATCGATATGATCCATAAGGGCTATCAGCGGCCCAGCGAAATGCACCGCCTCATCAGCGAAGCCTCTCCACGGGTGCTGGACATGCAGCTCCGCGAACTGGAAGCCATGGGCATCGTACAGAAAAATACAGGGACCGGTTTCCCGCTCCGGACACATTACACCCTCACCGAGCTGGGCGTATCCCTGGTACCGGTGATAGATGCCATCGACAACTGGGGGAAAAAATATGGGGAACAGGTGAAACAGGCCATTGCCGGGGCGGTAGCGTGA
- a CDS encoding DUF2306 domain-containing protein gives MNNTIIGKAFTLKDSIFVLLWLGILFITWTFMHGADHYLQFTRETMGKYYSVRYFLIMHITSGGGALLLGPMQFWNRLLANKRLHRIIGYLYLLAILASSLCAVVLAATSAYAINWAYAFSLQIWVSVWITTTGIAFWLALKRRFKEHKDWMIRSYLVTLAFVVSGLILKMPVIYRLGNFEDISPSFFWLGWALPLYGYEMVKAVRLK, from the coding sequence ATGAATAACACAATTATTGGCAAGGCTTTTACCCTAAAGGACAGCATTTTTGTTCTACTGTGGCTCGGTATTCTTTTTATTACGTGGACATTCATGCACGGGGCAGATCACTATCTGCAGTTCACCCGTGAAACAATGGGAAAATATTATTCCGTCAGGTATTTCCTGATCATGCATATTACTTCCGGCGGCGGCGCGCTGCTACTGGGACCAATGCAGTTCTGGAACAGGCTGCTGGCCAACAAGCGGTTGCACCGCATCATCGGATACCTTTACCTGCTGGCCATCCTGGCCAGTAGCCTCTGCGCCGTTGTGCTGGCTGCTACCTCTGCTTATGCCATCAACTGGGCCTACGCCTTCTCCCTGCAGATATGGGTGTCTGTATGGATCACCACCACCGGCATCGCTTTCTGGCTGGCATTGAAACGCCGTTTTAAGGAACATAAGGATTGGATGATCAGAAGTTATCTTGTGACCCTGGCATTTGTGGTGTCCGGACTGATACTGAAAATGCCGGTGATATACAGGCTGGGCAACTTTGAAGATATCAGTCCCTCGTTTTTCTGGTTGGGATGGGCCCTTCCTTTGTATGGCTATGAAATGGTGAAGGCGGTGAGGTTAAAATAA
- a CDS encoding tetratricopeptide repeat protein, which yields MTTFLSKREQQKYFRYAYYLAYEADSPRRNWQTIFSLWKAAADSGHKRAQFYLGTCYDWGRGCKRNIHTALEWYVKAAQQGHAAAQFNVGFCYKHGEGLEQDYHEALKWFAKAAFQGDAPSQREVGYSYFYGEGIQQDREKAVYWYKKAARKNDEMALYNLGLCYKKGEGVQKSVRWAIHYFRRAGELGHKKAARQLKMLAP from the coding sequence ATGACAACATTCCTCAGCAAAAGAGAACAGCAAAAGTACTTTCGGTACGCGTATTACCTCGCTTATGAAGCGGATTCACCAAGGAGAAACTGGCAGACCATTTTCTCCCTCTGGAAAGCCGCTGCGGACAGCGGCCATAAGCGGGCGCAGTTTTATCTGGGCACCTGTTATGATTGGGGCCGGGGATGCAAGCGAAATATCCATACAGCACTCGAATGGTATGTAAAGGCCGCGCAGCAGGGGCATGCAGCAGCACAGTTCAATGTCGGCTTTTGCTACAAACACGGAGAAGGGCTGGAGCAGGATTATCATGAGGCGTTGAAATGGTTTGCAAAGGCTGCTTTTCAGGGCGATGCGCCTTCGCAGCGGGAAGTAGGGTACAGCTATTTCTATGGTGAGGGCATTCAGCAGGACCGGGAGAAGGCGGTGTATTGGTATAAAAAGGCCGCCCGTAAAAACGATGAAATGGCGTTGTATAACCTGGGTCTTTGCTATAAAAAAGGAGAAGGGGTGCAAAAGTCCGTCCGTTGGGCAATACATTACTTTCGACGTGCCGGTGAATTAGGGCATAAGAAAGCGGCGAGGCAACTGAAAATGTTGGCACCATAA